In the genome of Deinococcus radiotolerans, the window TTCCTGGCGCAGGTGGCCGGGACGCTGGAACAGCCGATCCTGCTGGTGCTGTAAGCCCGGCTTTATGGCCCGCGCCGTTCCCTCCGGGGGGCGGCGCGGGCCTTCCTTTGTTGTGCTGGCGCGGGCCGGGGCGCAGGGCGCACAATGGCGGGCATGGTGACAGCGATCGTGATGGTGCAGGCCGAGCGGCAGCGGGTGCAGGAGACGGCCGAGGCGCTGGCCGGGGTGCCCAGCGTGCGTGAGGTGTACTCGGTGACCGGAGAGTGGGACATCGTGGCGATCCTGAAACTCACGCGCTATGAGGATCTGGATGACGTGGTGACGGGCGGTCTGCGCAAGGTGGAGGGCATCGTGCGGACGCAGACGATGCTGGCCTTCCGCACGTACAACGAGGCGCTGCTTGATCAGGGGTTCGGGGTGGGCCTGGATGAAGCGCAGCAGCGTTGAAGGTCGGATGAGCGACTTTTAAGAAATCTTCATGCCGGGGAGTGCCCGGTGGGTTTTGTGACCTGCCCTACCTGAGGGCCCAGGGCGGGCGGGTACGTTGACCGCATGCGAAACCAACTGAAGCGCGCCGCCCTGCTGGGTGTGACCCTGCTGATCAGCGCCGCGTCTGCCAAGTCGATCGTGGTGGGCAGCAAACTCGATCCCGAAGCGCAGATTCTCGGGCAGATGATCGTCCTGACGCTCCGCAACGCCGGGCTGGACGTGACCGACAAGACGAACCTGGGTGATACCGGCGTGAACCGCAAGGCGATCCTGGCCGGCGAGATTGACGTGTACCCCGAGTACACCGGCAATGCCGTGTACCTGTTCCCGCAGGCGAAGATCAGCGCCAAGCAGGCTGGCAATCCGGGGACCATCTACGGCCTGGCGCGGCAGCTGGACAGCAAGAACGGCGTGACGTGGCTGAAGCCCGCGAACGTGAACAACACCTGGGTGATCGCGGTACCGCAGGCACTGGCGCAGAGTGCGAAGCTCAGCAGCGTCGCGGACCTCGCCAAGTACGTCAATGGCGGCGGAAAGTTCAAGATTGCGGGCAGCCCGGAGTTCTTCAACCGGCCTGACACCATGCTCGCCTTCGAGGCCGCGTACGGCTTCAAGCTGAAAGCCGAGCAGAAACTGGTCCTGGCCGGGGCCACCCCGCCCCAGACGCAGCAGGCCGCGGCGAACGGCACGAACGGCGTGAACGCCGCCATGGCGTACGGCACGGACGGCACGCTGGCCGCGCTGAAACTGGTCGCCCTGAAAGACCCCAAGGGCGCGCAGGCGGTCTACCAGCCCGCGCCGATCATCCGCTCAGATACGCTGAAAGCCAACCCGCAGATCACGGCCCTGCTGAACAAGACCTTTGCCACGCTGACTCAGTCGACCCTGCAGGGCCTGAACGCGAAGGTGGCCCTGGAGGGCCGCACCGCGCAGGACGTGGCGCGCGAGTACCTGAAGGGCAAGGGGCTGATCAAGTAATGAACCTCTTCCCGCGCTGGAACAAGCACCTGTCATGACGGCGCGGCAGGAGGGCGGGGCAGGGGCGCAGGCTCCTGCCCCGGCTGCTGGGGCGCGGCGGGACGTCCGGCTGGTCCTGTGGCTGACGGCGCTGCCCATGCTGGCCGGGGCGTGGCTGCCGTGGGTGCTGCTGCGCCCGAACCGCCTGGCACCCGGCGAGTACCTGGGGCTCCCCCCGGCCTGGCTGGTGGGGGTACTCGCACTGGCCGTCCTTCCAGCCCTGGTGGGCGGGTGGCGACGGGACTTGGTTTGGCTGCCCGCGACGCTGGCCGTGACCGTGGGCGTGTGGCTGCTGGGCGACCGGACGGCCGCGGCGCTGGTCGGTCAGGCGGAGTTCGCGCGGGCCAGCGCGGCCAGTGGCGTGTGGCTGTACCTGCTGGGCGCGGGGGTGGCGGCGTACGCGGCCGGGCTGGCGTGGCCGGAGAGGCGCTGGGTGGCGTGGTTGTGGCTGCTGCCGGCGCTGGCGCTGCTGGCGGGCGGGCACCTGGGGCAGTGGTCGGTGCTGGTCGAGGGCCGCAACGAGGGGCCACGCTGGGTGCAGGAACTGGCGCAGCACCTGAGGCTGGTGGGCAGCGCGCTGGGCCTGTCCGTGCTGATCGGCGGGCCGCTGGCAGTGTGGGCCTCGGGCCGGGCGCGCGTGGCAGACGCCGTGCTGGGCACCGCGAACGCTGTGCAGACCCTGCCCAGCCTGGCGCTGCTGGGCCTGCTGATCGCTCCGTTGTCGGCCCTGGCGAATGCCGTACCGGCCCTGCGCGCGGCGGGCGTCAGTGGGATTGGCGTGGCGCCGGCGCTGACCGCGATGACGCTGTACGCGCTGCTGCCCGTCCTGCGCAACGGCGTGGTTGCCCTGCGGGGCGTGCCCGCGGGCGTGGTAGACGCGGCGCGCGGCATGGGCATGACGCCCGCGCAGCGGTTCTGGCGGGTGCTGGTGCCGCTGGCACTGCCCGTGTGGCTGGGCGGCGTGCGGCAGGCGGCGGTGCTGCTGGTGGGCGTGGCGGCCGTGGCCGCGCTGATCGGGGCGGGCGGCCTGGGCACGTACATTTTCAAGGGACTTCAGAGTGCCGCGTCGGACCTGATCCTGCTGGGCGCCATTCCGGCAGCGCTGCTGGCCATGGCCGTGGACGGCGCGCTCAGGCTGCTGGAGGACTGGCTGGGTCGTCGCCTGGGGAGGGCCGCGTGATTGAAGTGCAGAACCTGGAAAAACGGTACGGCGACGCGTTCGCCGTGCAGGACCTGACGCTGACGTTCCCGGAGGGGCAGCTGACGGCGCTGCTGGGCCCCTCGGGGTGCGGGAAGACCACCACACTGCGGATGATCAACCGCCTGATCGAACCCACCGGTGGGCGCATCCTGCTGAACGGCCAGGACACGCGCACCCTGCGGCCGGAGGTGCTGCGCCGCGGGATCGGGTACGTGATCCAGCAGATCGGGCTGTTCCCGCACCTCAGCGTCGCGCAGAACGTCTCGACCGTTCCCGACCTGCTGGGCCGCGACCGTCACGCCACGGCGCGCCGCGTGGATGAACTGCTGGACCTGGTGGGTCTGGAGCCCGCGACCTTCCGCGACAAGCGCCCGGCAGAGCTGTCCGGCGGGCAGGCGCAGCGGGTGGGGGTGGCGCGCGCGCTGGCCGCGGACCCGCCTGTGCTGCTGATGGATGAACCCTTCGGCGCCCTGGATCCACTGGCCCGCGACCGCCTGCAGGACGCTTTCCGCAGCATTCAGCGTCAGCTGGGCAAGACGGTGATCATGGTCACGCACGACATTGATGAGGCGCTGCGCCTGGGGGACCGCGTGGCGCTGATGCGTGCGGGCCGCCTGGAGCAGTTCGGCACGCCGGACGACCTGATCCACCGCCCCGCGAGCGCCTTCGTGCGGGATTTCCTGGGCGAGGACGCCACCCTGCGCCAGCTGGCGGGCCGGCCCGTGTCAGCATTCGTCCGGGCGGGCCTCCCCTCTCCGGGCGCACCACGCGTGAACGCGGACCTGAACGCCCGCAGCGCCCTGAGCGTCATGCTGCGCGAGGGGCACGACACGCTGGAGGTCATGCGCGGCGAGGAGGTCCTGGGGTCGGTCCGCTGGCAGGACCTGCGCGGCGGGGACGGCGCGTGACGGCCCT includes:
- a CDS encoding Lrp/AsnC ligand binding domain-containing protein, with the translated sequence MVTAIVMVQAERQRVQETAEALAGVPSVREVYSVTGEWDIVAILKLTRYEDLDDVVTGGLRKVEGIVRTQTMLAFRTYNEALLDQGFGVGLDEAQQR
- a CDS encoding glycine betaine ABC transporter substrate-binding protein, producing the protein MRNQLKRAALLGVTLLISAASAKSIVVGSKLDPEAQILGQMIVLTLRNAGLDVTDKTNLGDTGVNRKAILAGEIDVYPEYTGNAVYLFPQAKISAKQAGNPGTIYGLARQLDSKNGVTWLKPANVNNTWVIAVPQALAQSAKLSSVADLAKYVNGGGKFKIAGSPEFFNRPDTMLAFEAAYGFKLKAEQKLVLAGATPPQTQQAAANGTNGVNAAMAYGTDGTLAALKLVALKDPKGAQAVYQPAPIIRSDTLKANPQITALLNKTFATLTQSTLQGLNAKVALEGRTAQDVAREYLKGKGLIK
- a CDS encoding ABC transporter permease; its protein translation is MTARQEGGAGAQAPAPAAGARRDVRLVLWLTALPMLAGAWLPWVLLRPNRLAPGEYLGLPPAWLVGVLALAVLPALVGGWRRDLVWLPATLAVTVGVWLLGDRTAAALVGQAEFARASAASGVWLYLLGAGVAAYAAGLAWPERRWVAWLWLLPALALLAGGHLGQWSVLVEGRNEGPRWVQELAQHLRLVGSALGLSVLIGGPLAVWASGRARVADAVLGTANAVQTLPSLALLGLLIAPLSALANAVPALRAAGVSGIGVAPALTAMTLYALLPVLRNGVVALRGVPAGVVDAARGMGMTPAQRFWRVLVPLALPVWLGGVRQAAVLLVGVAAVAALIGAGGLGTYIFKGLQSAASDLILLGAIPAALLAMAVDGALRLLEDWLGRRLGRAA
- a CDS encoding ABC transporter ATP-binding protein, encoding MIEVQNLEKRYGDAFAVQDLTLTFPEGQLTALLGPSGCGKTTTLRMINRLIEPTGGRILLNGQDTRTLRPEVLRRGIGYVIQQIGLFPHLSVAQNVSTVPDLLGRDRHATARRVDELLDLVGLEPATFRDKRPAELSGGQAQRVGVARALAADPPVLLMDEPFGALDPLARDRLQDAFRSIQRQLGKTVIMVTHDIDEALRLGDRVALMRAGRLEQFGTPDDLIHRPASAFVRDFLGEDATLRQLAGRPVSAFVRAGLPSPGAPRVNADLNARSALSVMLREGHDTLEVMRGEEVLGSVRWQDLRGGDGA